In the genome of Populus trichocarpa isolate Nisqually-1 chromosome 6, P.trichocarpa_v4.1, whole genome shotgun sequence, one region contains:
- the LOC18100256 gene encoding uncharacterized protein LOC18100256 isoform X1 — protein sequence MLSRNRMLIRSLVSSSVPCTRNFSGTAPPPRQVLKTGDTLRQTRIFTNEDVTEYSKASHDSNPLHFDSEFARNAGFEDRLVHGMLVAALFPRIIASHFPGAVYVSQSLHYKSPVYVGDAVVGEVQATNIRENKSRYIVKFLTRCFKNDKLLVIDGEAVAILPNLAAEKVNVVD from the exons ATGCTTAGTAGAAACAGGATGCTTATCAGAAGTTTGGTTTCGAGTTCAGTCCCTTGTACGAGAAACTTTTCAGGGACAGCCCCGCCTCCACGGCAGGTTCTGAAAACCGGAGATACTTTAAGACAAACGAGGATATTCACAAACGAGGACGTTACTGAATATTCAAAGGCGAGTCATGATTCCAATCCATTGCATTTCGATTCTGAATTTGCCCGGAATGCTGGATTTGAGGATCGGCTTGTCCATGGAATGCTGGTTGCTGCTCTATTTCCTCGGATTATTGCATCCCACTTT CCTGGAGCCGTATATGTTTCTCAAAGCTTACATTATAAAAGCCCTGTATATGTTGGAGATGCAGTTGTTGGAGAGGTACAAGCTACTAATATAAGAGAAAACAAGAGTAGATACAT AGTAAAATTCTTGACAAGGTGCTTCAAGAACGATAAGCTTCTCGTCATTGATGGAGAGGCGGTGGCGATTTTACCAAATCTAGCTGCGGAGAAGGTGAATGTTGTGGACTGA
- the LOC18100256 gene encoding uncharacterized protein LOC18100256 isoform X2, protein MRMLIRSLVSSSVPCTRNFSGTAPPPRQVLKTGDTLRQTRIFTNEDVTEYSKASHDSNPLHFDSEFARNAGFEDRLVHGMLVAALFPRIIASHFPGAVYVSQSLHYKSPVYVGDAVVGEVQATNIRENKSRYIVKFLTRCFKNDKLLVIDGEAVAILPNLAAEKVNVVD, encoded by the exons ATGAG GATGCTTATCAGAAGTTTGGTTTCGAGTTCAGTCCCTTGTACGAGAAACTTTTCAGGGACAGCCCCGCCTCCACGGCAGGTTCTGAAAACCGGAGATACTTTAAGACAAACGAGGATATTCACAAACGAGGACGTTACTGAATATTCAAAGGCGAGTCATGATTCCAATCCATTGCATTTCGATTCTGAATTTGCCCGGAATGCTGGATTTGAGGATCGGCTTGTCCATGGAATGCTGGTTGCTGCTCTATTTCCTCGGATTATTGCATCCCACTTT CCTGGAGCCGTATATGTTTCTCAAAGCTTACATTATAAAAGCCCTGTATATGTTGGAGATGCAGTTGTTGGAGAGGTACAAGCTACTAATATAAGAGAAAACAAGAGTAGATACAT AGTAAAATTCTTGACAAGGTGCTTCAAGAACGATAAGCTTCTCGTCATTGATGGAGAGGCGGTGGCGATTTTACCAAATCTAGCTGCGGAGAAGGTGAATGTTGTGGACTGA